A stretch of Candidatus Latescibacterota bacterium DNA encodes these proteins:
- the hybB gene encoding Ni/Fe-hydrogenase cytochrome b subunit — protein sequence MSGHAEPVGGRLLTGPMKFLLLVVAVGVAMMVWRFASGIGAVSGLSDGYPWGIWIAFDVVTGTALACGGYAVAILVYILNRARFHPLMRSAILTSALGYSLASVGIVVDVGRYWNLYKLPISWGKWNLNSILLEVALCVMAYIVVLWIEMAPVFLERWQQSGRPGLARFAARVSPALDKALIWIIALGLLLPTMHQSSLGGVMLLGSHKMHPLWQTPLLPLLFLISCIAMGFGVVVMESSLSARVFRRPRETAMLSNLARIASWLLFLYVALRIGDIALRGRLGALAAMDGASILFLVEMLLFLLPAFLLQSRSRREAPGCLFRGAFMIVLAGSLYRFSTYLITYHPGPSWSYFPTVPELLITTGLVALEIVLYIVIVKRYPILAAGSGPQLQGGTR from the coding sequence ATGAGCGGACACGCCGAACCCGTGGGCGGCCGGCTGCTGACCGGTCCCATGAAGTTCCTGCTGCTGGTGGTCGCCGTGGGCGTCGCGATGATGGTCTGGCGCTTCGCCAGCGGCATCGGCGCGGTCTCCGGCCTCAGCGACGGCTATCCCTGGGGGATCTGGATCGCCTTCGACGTCGTCACCGGCACCGCCCTCGCCTGCGGCGGCTACGCCGTGGCCATCCTGGTCTACATCCTCAACAGGGCGCGCTTCCACCCGCTGATGCGCTCGGCGATCCTCACCAGCGCGCTGGGCTATTCGCTGGCGAGCGTGGGCATCGTCGTCGACGTGGGGCGCTACTGGAACCTCTACAAGCTGCCCATCAGCTGGGGGAAGTGGAACCTCAACTCGATCCTGCTCGAGGTCGCGCTCTGCGTGATGGCCTACATCGTCGTGCTCTGGATCGAGATGGCGCCGGTCTTCCTCGAGCGCTGGCAGCAGAGCGGCAGGCCCGGCCTCGCCCGCTTCGCCGCGCGGGTGTCGCCGGCGCTGGACAAGGCGCTGATCTGGATCATCGCGCTCGGCCTGCTGCTGCCGACGATGCACCAGTCCTCGCTCGGCGGCGTCATGCTGCTCGGCAGCCACAAGATGCACCCGCTCTGGCAGACCCCGCTGCTGCCCCTGCTCTTCCTGATCTCCTGCATCGCGATGGGCTTCGGCGTCGTGGTGATGGAGTCCAGCCTCTCGGCGCGCGTCTTCCGCCGCCCGCGCGAGACCGCGATGCTGTCGAACCTGGCGCGCATCGCCTCCTGGCTGCTCTTCCTCTACGTCGCGCTGCGGATCGGGGACATCGCCCTGCGCGGTCGCCTCGGCGCGCTCGCCGCCATGGACGGCGCCTCGATCCTCTTCCTCGTGGAGATGCTGCTCTTCCTGCTGCCGGCCTTCCTGCTGCAGTCGCGCTCCCGGCGGGAGGCGCCGGGCTGCCTGTTCCGCGGGGCGTTCATGATCGTCCTGGCCGGCTCGCTCTATCGCTTCTCGACCTATCTGATCACCTACCATCCGGGGCCGTCCTGGAGCTACTTCCCGACGGTGCCCGAGCTGCTGATCACGACGGGACTCGTGGCCCTCGAGATCGTCCTCTACATCGTCATCGTGAAACGCTACCCGATCCTCGCCGCCGGGTCCGGCCCGCAGCTACAGGGAGGAACAAGATGA
- the hybA gene encoding hydrogenase 2 operon protein HybA, with product MSMTRRDALKAVAALGATAVAAPAAARERREAPADAVGMLYDASRCIGCKACMVACREANHVPYPDGADLYYEPRDLSANCKNIIKLNKGETAWSYIKRQCMHCVDPGCVSACMMGSFQKREYGIVTWDPTRCVGCRYCQVACQFNVPKFQWDTPKPRIVKCEMCNHLLAEGGIPACCDVCPREAVIFGDYRELLADARARLAAEPERYHPKIYGEHDAGGTQVLYLAKAGFAFEDLGLPDLGDEPTPALSETIQHSIYKGFIAPAALYAALGVAVWRSKRAARVSQEVKS from the coding sequence ATGAGCATGACGCGACGCGACGCGCTCAAGGCCGTCGCCGCGCTCGGCGCGACCGCGGTCGCCGCGCCGGCGGCGGCGCGCGAACGCCGGGAGGCGCCGGCCGACGCGGTGGGCATGCTCTACGACGCAAGCCGCTGCATCGGCTGCAAGGCCTGCATGGTGGCCTGTCGTGAGGCCAACCACGTGCCCTATCCCGACGGCGCCGACCTCTACTACGAGCCCCGCGACCTGAGCGCCAACTGCAAGAACATCATCAAGCTGAACAAGGGCGAGACGGCCTGGTCCTACATCAAGCGCCAGTGCATGCACTGCGTGGACCCCGGCTGCGTGAGCGCCTGCATGATGGGGTCCTTCCAGAAGCGCGAGTACGGCATCGTGACCTGGGATCCGACGCGCTGCGTGGGCTGCCGCTACTGCCAGGTGGCCTGCCAGTTCAACGTCCCCAAGTTCCAGTGGGACACGCCGAAGCCCAGGATCGTCAAGTGCGAGATGTGCAACCACCTGCTCGCCGAGGGCGGCATCCCGGCCTGCTGCGACGTCTGTCCGCGCGAGGCCGTGATCTTCGGCGACTACCGGGAGCTGCTCGCGGACGCCCGCGCGCGCCTCGCGGCCGAGCCCGAGCGCTACCATCCGAAGATCTACGGCGAGCACGACGCGGGCGGCACCCAGGTGCTCTACCTCGCAAAGGCGGGCTTCGCCTTCGAGGACCTCGGCCTGCCCGACCTCGGTGACGAACCGACGCCCGCGCTGTCGGAGACCATCCAGCACAGCATCTACAAGGGCTTCATCGCCCCGGCGGCGCTCTACGCCGCGCTGGGCGTGGCCGTCTGGCGCAGCAAGCGCGCCGCGCGCGTCAGCCAGGAGGTGAAGTCATGA